Proteins encoded by one window of Haloarcula pelagica:
- a CDS encoding enolase C-terminal domain-like protein codes for MATIERIETVEFAYPLPDVGTPPGGFDIVYDPGSTMERRLFAVRVSCSDGLVGEYVGGNSPGAAQINTFADYLVGRDPTRREHHWGEVKRALRKYDRMGIGPIDIALWDYAGKKYGAPIHELLGTYRERFPAYASTYQGDRSGGLDSPAAYADFAETCLDRGYPGFKLHGWDGDWRDPDLLEQAVRAVGERVGDRMELMVDPACDLDTFAEAVQVGRACDEYGYRWYEDPYRDGGISQHGHRKLRQTLSTPLLQTEHVRGLEPHTNFAASEATDLLRADPEYDGGITGAMKIVAAAEGLGLDVEFHAPGPAQRHCIAATRNTPFYELALVHPDAPNTTPPVYEGDYSDDLDAIDADGMVTVPGGPGLGVDYDWAYIEDNAVGRRTYE; via the coding sequence GTGGCCACCATCGAACGTATCGAGACGGTGGAGTTCGCCTACCCGCTCCCGGACGTGGGCACCCCACCGGGCGGGTTCGACATCGTGTACGATCCCGGGTCGACGATGGAGCGACGGCTGTTCGCCGTTCGGGTATCGTGTTCAGACGGCCTCGTCGGCGAGTACGTCGGCGGGAACTCGCCGGGCGCCGCCCAGATCAACACCTTCGCCGACTACCTCGTCGGCCGAGATCCGACCCGGCGCGAACACCACTGGGGCGAGGTGAAGCGGGCGCTCCGGAAGTACGATCGCATGGGCATCGGCCCCATCGACATCGCCCTCTGGGACTACGCCGGCAAGAAGTACGGCGCCCCCATCCACGAACTGCTCGGAACGTATCGGGAACGATTCCCCGCGTACGCCTCCACCTACCAGGGCGACCGTAGCGGTGGCCTCGATTCGCCGGCGGCGTACGCCGACTTCGCCGAGACCTGTCTCGACCGCGGCTATCCGGGGTTCAAGCTCCACGGCTGGGACGGCGACTGGCGCGATCCCGATTTGCTGGAACAGGCGGTCCGCGCGGTCGGCGAGCGTGTCGGCGACCGGATGGAGCTGATGGTCGACCCGGCCTGTGACCTCGACACCTTCGCCGAGGCGGTGCAGGTGGGTCGTGCCTGTGACGAGTACGGCTACCGCTGGTACGAGGACCCGTACCGGGACGGCGGTATCTCACAGCACGGTCACCGCAAACTCCGGCAGACGCTCTCGACGCCGCTACTCCAGACCGAACACGTCCGGGGGCTGGAACCACACACCAACTTCGCGGCCTCGGAGGCGACGGATCTCCTCCGTGCGGACCCCGAATACGACGGCGGGATCACCGGCGCGATGAAGATCGTCGCCGCGGCGGAGGGACTGGGGCTGGACGTGGAGTTCCACGCGCCGGGGCCGGCACAGCGCCACTGTATCGCCGCGACCCGGAACACCCCGTTCTACGAACTGGCACTCGTTCACCCGGACGCACCGAACACGACCCCGCCTGTGTACGAGGGCGACTACTCCGACGATCTGGACGCCATCGACGCCGACGGCATGGTCACGGTGCCCGGCGGCCCTGGCCTGGGTGTCGACTACGACTGGGCGTACATCGAGGACAACGCCGTCGGCCGACGGACCTACGAGTAG
- a CDS encoding universal stress protein, translating to MAHDRVLLAIGPEDRDSLDTLVEAAIDMAEPAGATVYLLYVFPRDDYETVMEQMDIDTATSGLTPDEVAQRHESVREPADRLASLDIDYEIRGVSGGNPADQIVRTVEQVGADVAIVGGTKRSPAGKAMFGDHAQRVLLNSPVPVLYVKRE from the coding sequence ATGGCACACGATCGCGTGTTGCTCGCAATCGGTCCGGAGGATCGGGACAGCCTGGACACCCTCGTGGAGGCCGCTATCGACATGGCGGAACCCGCGGGCGCGACCGTCTACCTGCTGTACGTCTTCCCGCGGGACGACTACGAGACGGTGATGGAACAGATGGACATCGACACGGCGACCAGCGGTCTCACGCCCGACGAGGTCGCACAGCGTCACGAGAGCGTCCGCGAACCGGCCGACCGCCTGGCCTCGCTGGACATCGACTACGAGATCCGGGGCGTCTCCGGCGGGAACCCGGCCGACCAGATCGTGCGGACGGTCGAACAGGTCGGCGCCGACGTAGCGATCGTCGGCGGTACGAAGCGGTCGCCGGCCGGGAAGGCGATGTTCGGCGACCACGCGCAGCGGGTCCTCCTGAACTCGCCCGTGCCGGTGTTGTACGTCAAGCGGGAGTAG
- a CDS encoding ATP-binding cassette domain-containing protein: MSESGDDYIVEMEGITKRFGEVVALDGVTLRLRRGEVLALAGDNGAGKSTLIKCLAGAHRPDSGTIRIDGETVDIDSPRRAKDLGIETTFQDLAIADNLTVTQNIFLGREEVGGSGGLLGVLSKGKMRKRAQELLDELEIGVDVDETVSNLSGGERQLVSISRTMLSDPEIIIMDEPTSALSVEGAERVLELIDRMQRQGISILLISHNLDYVRRAADRIHILHQGTDAGVLDGETATQDDIVKRMVAGMPDSERSEQAADG; this comes from the coding sequence ATGAGCGAGTCCGGAGACGACTACATCGTCGAGATGGAAGGTATCACGAAGCGGTTCGGCGAGGTAGTTGCCCTCGACGGGGTGACACTCCGGTTGCGGCGGGGCGAAGTGCTGGCGCTCGCGGGCGACAACGGAGCGGGCAAGTCGACGCTCATCAAGTGTCTGGCGGGAGCACACCGGCCGGACAGCGGCACCATCCGTATCGACGGCGAGACCGTCGATATCGACTCGCCACGGCGAGCGAAGGACCTCGGGATCGAGACGACGTTTCAGGACCTGGCAATCGCCGACAACCTCACCGTCACGCAGAACATCTTCCTCGGCCGGGAGGAGGTCGGTGGGTCCGGTGGCCTCCTCGGCGTCCTCAGCAAGGGCAAGATGCGCAAGCGCGCCCAGGAGCTACTCGACGAACTGGAGATCGGGGTCGATGTCGACGAGACGGTGTCGAACCTCTCGGGCGGCGAGCGCCAACTGGTCAGTATCTCCCGGACGATGCTCTCGGACCCCGAGATCATCATCATGGACGAACCGACCAGCGCCCTCTCGGTCGAGGGTGCAGAACGGGTGCTCGAACTCATCGACCGGATGCAGCGTCAGGGGATCTCCATTCTCCTCATCTCGCACAACCTCGACTACGTCCGGCGGGCCGCCGACCGCATCCACATTCTCCATCAGGGGACCGACGCCGGGGTCCTCGACGGCGAGACGGCGACACAGGACGACATCGTCAAGCGGATGGTCGCCGGGATGCCCGACAGCGAGCGAAGCGAGCAAGCGGCGGACGGATAG
- a CDS encoding ABC transporter permease, protein MLQSVVGESGVGSRVTLRDLSRYGPMLGLVGLYVAFSLLNERFLTVQNQVNVLQQVSIIGIMAIGVTFPILCAEIDLSIAQVMEIAGLTMATLAVGARLFEGFAVPVVVAILAGIALASAFGGLSGYVTARFGVPSFMTTLAVLFLADGLGLIVSGNRPIIGLPASLTAIGGARVFGFPSIVLVFLLLLVLSQLLLSYTRFGLYIYAIGGDRTAAERMGINVTAVRMGTLVISAAFAAIAGLVTLGRLGSAVPTMGAGLLLPPIAAVILGGADLFGGSGNMVGTLIGVLILGVLGNGLNLLGVDPAGQLVAQGIVLMLAVLANVLGRD, encoded by the coding sequence ATGCTGCAATCGGTCGTCGGGGAGAGCGGCGTCGGGAGCCGGGTGACACTCCGGGATCTGAGTCGGTACGGCCCGATGCTCGGCCTCGTCGGGCTGTACGTCGCGTTCTCGCTCCTGAACGAACGGTTCCTCACGGTACAGAACCAGGTCAACGTCCTCCAGCAGGTGTCTATCATCGGCATCATGGCTATCGGGGTGACCTTCCCGATCCTCTGTGCGGAGATCGATCTGAGCATCGCACAGGTGATGGAGATCGCGGGGCTGACGATGGCGACACTCGCCGTCGGTGCGCGGCTCTTCGAGGGGTTCGCCGTCCCGGTCGTCGTCGCGATCCTCGCCGGGATCGCCCTCGCGTCGGCGTTCGGTGGGCTCTCGGGGTACGTCACTGCCCGGTTCGGAGTCCCGTCGTTTATGACCACACTGGCCGTCCTGTTCCTCGCTGACGGACTCGGGCTCATCGTCTCCGGTAACCGTCCGATAATCGGCCTTCCGGCCTCGTTGACCGCCATCGGTGGCGCGCGTGTGTTCGGCTTCCCGAGCATCGTCCTCGTGTTCCTGCTGTTGTTGGTCCTCTCACAGCTGTTGCTCTCGTACACCCGGTTTGGCCTCTACATCTACGCTATCGGCGGTGACCGGACGGCCGCCGAGCGGATGGGGATCAACGTCACGGCCGTCCGGATGGGGACGCTCGTGATCTCGGCCGCCTTCGCGGCCATCGCCGGTCTGGTGACTCTCGGACGACTCGGGAGCGCGGTGCCGACGATGGGAGCCGGACTGCTCTTGCCCCCCATCGCCGCGGTCATCCTCGGCGGCGCGGACCTCTTCGGTGGCTCCGGGAACATGGTCGGGACCCTCATCGGCGTGCTCATCCTCGGGGTTCTCGGAAACGGGTTGAACCTTCTCGGCGTCGATCCGGCCGGACAACTCGTCGCACAGGGTATCGTCCTGATGCTCGCGGTCCTCGCGAACGTCCTGGGCCGGGACTGA